One window of the Equus caballus isolate H_3958 breed thoroughbred chromosome 2, TB-T2T, whole genome shotgun sequence genome contains the following:
- the CTRC gene encoding chymotrypsin-C — translation MLGITVLAALLACASGEVPSFEPNPSARVVGGETVSPHSWPWQVSLQYLRDDTWRHTCGGTLITDRHVLTAAHCISNLTYRVGLGKHNLAVEDEEGSVFVGVDTIFVHEGWSSLLLWNDIAIIKLAEPVELSDTIKVANLPEKNIVLPKDYPCYVTGWGRLLTGGPLPDELQKGLQPIVPHATCARFDYWGFLVRRTMVCAGGDGIVSSCNGDSGGPLNCPAENEEGSWEVHGIVSFGSSEGCNVVKKPSVYTRVSAYIDWINEKIQL, via the exons ATGCTGGGCATCACCGTCCTTGCAGCGCTCCTGGCCTGTG CCTCCGGCGAGGTCCCCAGCTTCGAGCCCAACCCGTCAGCACgggtggtgggaggagagacTGTCAGTCCTCACAGCTGGCCCTGGCAG GTCTCGCTCCAGTACCTCAGGGATGACACGTGGAGGCACACATGCGGCGGCACCCTGATCACCGACAGACACGTCCTCACAGCTGCCCACTGCATCAG cAACCTGACCTACCGCGTGGGCCTGGGGAAGCACAACCTGGCGGTGGAGGACGAGGAAGGCTCCGTGTTCGTGGGTGTGGACACCATCTTTGTCCATGAGGGGTGGAGCTCCCTCCTGCTATG GAACGACATCGCCATCATCAAGCTGGCAGAGCCCGTGGAACTGAGCGACACCATCAAGGTGGCAAACCTGCCGGAGAAAAACATCGTGCTGCCTAAGGACTACCCCTGCTATGTCACCGGCTGGGGCCGCCTCTTGA CTGGTGGTCCCCTTCCAGACGAGCTGCAGAAGGGCCTGCAGCCTATAGTGCCCCACGCCACGTGCGCCCGGTTCGACTATTGGGGTTTCCTGGTGAGGAGAACTATGGTGTGCGCTGGGGGTGACGGCATCGTCTCATCCTGCAAC GGGGACTCAGGCGGCCCGCTGAACTGCCCAGCTGAGAACGAGGAGGGCTCCTGGGAGGTGCATGGCATCGTCAGCTTTGGCTCCAGCGAGGGCTGCAACGTTGTCAAGAAGCCCTCCGTCTACACCCGCGTGTCTGCCTACATCGACTGGATCAACGAG AAAATACAGCTCTGA